Proteins encoded together in one Balaenoptera ricei isolate mBalRic1 chromosome 2, mBalRic1.hap2, whole genome shotgun sequence window:
- the NKX2-1 gene encoding homeobox protein Nkx-2.1, producing the protein MWSGGGGKARGWEAAAGGRSSLGRLSRRRIMSMSPKHTTPFSVSDILSPLEESYKKVGMEGGGLGAPLAAYRQGQAAPPAAAMQQHAVGHHGAVTAAYHMTAAGVPQLSHSAVGGYCNGNLGNMSELPPYQDTMRNSTSGPGWYGANPDPRFPAISRFMGPASGMNMSGMGGLGSLGDVSKNMAPLPSAPRRKRRVLFSQAQVYELERRFKQQKYLSAPEREHLASMIHLTPTQVKIWFQNHRYKMKRQAKDKAAQQQLQQDSGGGGAGCQQQQAQQQSPRRVAVPVLVKDGKPCQAGAPAPGAASLQGHAQQQAQQQAQAAQAAAAAISVGSGGPGLGAHPGHQPGSAGQSPDLAHHATSPAALQGQVSSLSHLNSSGSDYGTMSCSTLLYGRTW; encoded by the exons ATGTGGTCCGGAGGCGGTGGGAAGGCGCGGGGCTGGGAGGCCGCGGCGGGAGGGAGGAGCAGCCTCGGCAGGCTCAG ccGCCGCCGAATCATGTCGATGAGTCCAAAGCACACGACTCCGTTCTCAGTGTCTGACATCTTGAGTCCCCTGGAGGAAAGCTAcaagaaagtgggcatggagggcgGCGGCCTCGGGGCTCCGCTGGCGGCTTACAGGCAGGGCCAGGCGGCACCGCCGGCCGCCGCCATGCAGCAGCACGCCGTGGGGCACCACGGCGCCGTCACCGCCGCCTACCACATGACGGCTGCGGGGGTGCCCCAGCTCTCGCACTCCGCCGTGGGGGGCTACTGCAACGGCAACCTGGGCAACATGAGCGAGCTGCCGCCGTACCAGGACACCATGCGGAACAGCACCTCGGGCCCCGGATGGTACGGCGCCAACCCGGACCCGCGCTTCCCCGCCA TCTCCCGCTTCATGGGCCCGGCGAGCGGCATGAACATGAGCGGCATGGGCGGCCTGGGCTCTCTGGGGGACGTGAGCAAGAACATGGCCCCACTACCAAGCGCACCGCGCCGGAAGCGCCGGGTGCTCTTCTCCCAGGCGCAGGTGTACGAGCTGGAGCGACGCTTCAAACAACAGAAGTACCTGTCCGCGCCCGAGCGCGAGCACCTCGCCAGCATGATCCACCTGACACCCACGCAGGTCAAGATCTGGTTCCAGAACCACCGCTACAAGATGAAGCGCCAAGCCAAGGACAAGGCAGCACAGCAGCAACTGCAGCAGGATAGCGGCGGCGGGGGCGCCGGGTGCCAGCAGCAGCAAGCGCAGCAGCAGTCACCGCGCCGCGTGGCTGTGCCGGTCCTGGTGAAAGACGGCAAACCCTGCCAGGCGGGCGCCCCTGCGCCGGGCGCCGCCAGCCTGCAAGGCCACGCGCAGCAGCAGGCGCAGCAGCAGGCGCAGGCCGCTCAGGCGGCGGCAGCAGCTATCTCAGTGGGCAGCGGCGGCCCCGGCCTCGGCGCGCACCCGGGCCACCAGCCGGGCAGCGCGGGCCAGTCTCCGGACCTGGCGCACCACGCCACCAGCCCCGCGGCGCTGCAGGGCCAGGTCTCCAGCCTGTCCCACCTGAACTCCTCGGGCTCGGACTACGGCACCATGTCCTGCTCcaccttgctatatggtcggacCTGGTGA